The following proteins are co-located in the Pochonia chlamydosporia 170 chromosome 6, whole genome shotgun sequence genome:
- a CDS encoding nucleotide-diphospho-sugar transferase domain-containing protein, translating to MASDRFCLSLLGRKLRLRITAIAFLLCCAIYFYWNVVAQPSTSPKHRPTAISKTDLQTFASHAVNNTVVIVPVNTGMLYLVKNMLCSLTKTSFNTSSIVFWALDKGAQTALSREGFATYHDPSLFSVSSNENVHGSTDNYYRMMRQRPQFFIDFLSTGYDILMLDADIVFWQSPLLLVPQAGVDMAYSTDAREFYTTHNAFKDPFRRGPLVPPVCNGLFWMKSSNDTIALWSQMLSVFEAPWWRMGIYRARVFQDDQRGMDVLLNDGRARVVEPLPDGITRDMIPQDRKHKAYLKVKLLDQTEVVNGQLYMFRQDVYEENLAKIRASGRDRISAHMNWNPEIITKDDGAKKMKIFFLDDEGKCRI from the coding sequence ATGGCTTCAGATCGGTTCTGCCTCTCGCTGCTGGGCCGGAAACTGCGCCTGAGAATCACAGCTATAGCCTTCTTACTATGCTGTGCGATTTATTTCTACTGGAATGTCGTGGCTCAACCGTCAACGAGTCCGAAACACCGACCGACGGCCATCTCGAAAACCGATCTCCAAACCTTCGCCTCCCATGCCGTCAATAAcaccgtcgtcattgtcCCCGTCAACACCGGCATGCTATATCTAGTCAAGAACATGCTCTGTTCCCTTACCAAGACCTCCTTCAACACATCATCCATTGTCTTCTGGGCCCTCGACAAAGGCGCGCAAACCGCACTCAGCCGCGAAGGTTTCGCCACGTATCACGACCCGTCACTCTTCTCCGTCAGCAGCAACGAGAATGTGCACGGCAGCACCGACAACTACTACCGCATGATGCGCCAGCGTCCCCAATTCTTCATCGACTTCCTCTCGACCGGCTACGACATCCTCATGCTCGACGCAGACATTGTCTTCTGGCAGTCtcctctgctgctggtgccgcAAGCCGGCGTCGACATGGCATACAGCACCGATGCGCGAGAATTCTACACCACCCACAATGCGTTCAAGGACCCGTTTCGGCGTGGCCCGCTCGTGCCACCGGTCTGCAACGGCTTGttctggatgaagagcagcaaTGACACGATTGCGCTGTGGTCGCAGATGCTGAGTGTGTTTGAGGCCCCCTGGTGGCGCATGGGCATCTATCGGGCGCGTGTCTTTCAGGACGACCAGCGTGGCATGGACGTGTTGCTGAATGATGGGAGGGCAAGGGTGGTTGAACCGCTTCCCGACGGCATCACCAGGGATATGATTCCGCAGGATCGGAAACACAAGGCCTATTTAAAGGTGAAGTTGCTGGACCAGACGGAGGTCGTCAACGGCCAATTGTACATGTTTCGCCAGGACGTGTATGAGGaaaacttggccaagataCGGGCCTCTGGGAGGGACAGAATATCTGCGCATATGAACTGGAACCCGGAAATTATCACCAAGGATGACGGAGCTAAAAAGATGAAGATATTTTTTCTCGATGACGAGGGTAAATGCAGGATATAG